A DNA window from Litorivicinus lipolyticus contains the following coding sequences:
- a CDS encoding DEAD/DEAH box helicase → MILRPRQKMFVKRCLSALEKHDNTLGVAPTGAGKTIMLSGVAGRWIQGTQAKVCVLAHRDELTEQNASKFKRVNPNIETSVFDAKGKSWKGQTTFAMVQTLSRESNLAQMPTLDLLVIDEAHHVAAPSYRAIIEQAQKLNPSLKLFGVTATPNRGDGKGLRPVFSNVADQISLAELIQSGHLVPPRTFVVDVGTQLALSEVKCSADDFDMHEVDAIMNRKVITEAVVKHWQTHAGKRKTVVFCSTVDHANNVANAFRQVDVNSVVVHGALTKAERESALAQFATGQAQVIVNVAVLTEGWDHPPVDCVVLLRPSSYKSTLIQMIGRGLRTIDPEEYPGVSKTDCIVLDFGTSTLMHGSLEQEALLDGHQGSGKAPTKTCPDCDAEVPLSSMECALCGHVWERTTDSEKTELTEFVMSEVDLLKRSSFRWSDLFGDDTALMATGFSAWAGVFYLNGQWFAVGGGKGLGTHLLSIGERSLGIAAADDWLNEHENEAAARKSRTWLSQSVTQQQLKYLPAGYQQDFGLTRYQASCLITFRFNKRAIQTRIFAAVKTQEAA, encoded by the coding sequence ATGATTCTTCGTCCCCGTCAAAAAATGTTTGTTAAGCGCTGTCTCTCGGCGCTCGAGAAACATGACAACACTCTGGGAGTGGCACCAACCGGTGCTGGCAAAACCATCATGCTCTCGGGTGTTGCGGGACGATGGATCCAGGGTACTCAGGCCAAAGTGTGTGTCCTAGCTCACCGTGACGAACTCACCGAGCAGAATGCCTCCAAGTTCAAGCGAGTAAACCCGAATATCGAGACATCTGTCTTTGATGCGAAAGGGAAGTCCTGGAAGGGGCAAACCACCTTTGCAATGGTGCAAACACTCTCTCGCGAGTCCAATCTGGCGCAGATGCCAACCTTGGATCTGCTCGTCATCGATGAAGCTCACCACGTGGCAGCACCCAGTTACCGCGCCATCATTGAACAGGCCCAAAAACTCAATCCAAGCCTGAAGCTCTTCGGGGTAACCGCAACACCCAATCGAGGAGACGGCAAAGGACTACGTCCTGTATTCAGCAACGTTGCTGATCAAATTAGTCTTGCTGAGCTTATTCAATCCGGTCACTTGGTACCTCCTCGTACCTTTGTGGTGGATGTTGGCACTCAACTCGCACTCTCAGAGGTGAAGTGCTCAGCTGACGATTTCGACATGCATGAGGTCGACGCCATTATGAATCGCAAGGTCATTACCGAAGCGGTCGTAAAGCATTGGCAGACACATGCTGGCAAACGCAAAACGGTGGTGTTCTGCTCTACGGTTGATCACGCCAATAACGTTGCGAACGCCTTTCGACAAGTCGATGTAAACAGCGTGGTTGTTCACGGCGCCCTGACCAAGGCTGAGCGAGAGTCTGCGCTTGCGCAGTTTGCCACGGGCCAAGCACAGGTCATTGTTAACGTCGCAGTACTCACCGAGGGCTGGGATCACCCACCGGTAGATTGCGTGGTATTGCTACGCCCGAGTTCATACAAGTCGACTCTGATTCAGATGATTGGCCGAGGGCTTCGCACTATCGATCCTGAAGAGTATCCCGGAGTCAGTAAGACCGACTGCATTGTGTTGGACTTCGGCACCAGCACCCTCATGCACGGATCGCTAGAACAAGAGGCCCTGCTCGACGGTCATCAGGGCTCTGGCAAAGCTCCAACCAAAACCTGTCCAGACTGCGATGCTGAGGTGCCGCTCTCTTCTATGGAGTGCGCACTGTGCGGCCATGTTTGGGAGCGCACAACCGATAGTGAGAAAACCGAACTCACCGAGTTTGTCATGTCTGAAGTCGATCTACTCAAGCGTTCCTCATTCCGCTGGAGTGATCTCTTTGGCGATGACACAGCCCTTATGGCGACAGGCTTTTCGGCATGGGCAGGTGTGTTTTATCTAAACGGTCAATGGTTCGCTGTCGGTGGCGGAAAAGGGCTGGGAACGCACTTGCTCTCGATCGGCGAACGCTCACTTGGCATCGCTGCAGCCGACGATTGGCTCAACGAGCATGAAAACGAGGCGGCGGCTCGCAAGTCCCGCACCTGGCTGAGCCAAAGTGTCACTCAACAACAACTCAAATACCTGCCTGCAGGATACCAACAGGACTTCGGACTGACACGGTATCAGGCATCGTGCCTGATCACTTTCCGCTTTAACAAACGAGCCATTCAAACACGCATTTTCGCGGCAGTCAAAACACAGGAGGCTGCCTGA
- a CDS encoding DUF6511 domain-containing protein → MIDPTHNENAAVVAVLQVLGDYVAKIGMDKPLTDYSREQILQLIETVLDGYFAHLRATTPDDVPF, encoded by the coding sequence GTGATTGACCCTACTCATAACGAAAACGCGGCCGTGGTCGCTGTTCTGCAGGTGCTAGGTGACTACGTCGCCAAGATTGGTATGGACAAACCTCTCACTGACTACAGTCGCGAACAGATACTGCAACTGATTGAAACCGTCCTCGATGGTTACTTTGCGCATCTGCGTGCCACTACACCTGACGATGTGCCGTTTTAG
- a CDS encoding AAA family ATPase gives MSNIVWLDFNDAADQPSEHQPAKPTTQEIKQRLLERLPDVLGSLLPRGVTRGSQFLVGDLDGNRGKSLVVELTGTKAGMWIDFATNDHGDVLDLWGQVRGFNRHSQFPELIADITQWLGDPAIASYTAPTQPTVPTDELGQYSHKWDYTDANGKLIACVYRYDTPEGKEFRPWDVQARKMAAPNPRPLYNQLGLKTSHSVVLVEGEKAADALNSAGITATTAMNGASAPTDKTDWSPLTGKDVLIWPDNDPSGIEYANAAAQACVAAKASSVAILQIPAGHPAKWDAADAVALGLDCGEFIAQADKQIIKAEAGTIPTFKLGELLDDDSPIPADLIAPRVLTPSGMLVFGGAPKVGKSDFLLSWLTHMAAGAEFLGMAPPRPLRVFYLQAEVQYHYLRERVKEIQLPASRLLLARENFVATPQLRLILDEDGINQVIPAINQAFSDGLPDIIAIDPIRNVFDGGDGGGENDNGAMLFFLSQRVERLRHAINPEAGIILAHHTRKLGKKQFEEDPFQALAGAGSLRGYYTTGMLLFRPDETRSTRQLIFELRNGPGLPQFNLDKVDGEWRPVETSDRLVNQSHGEKLDAERRRKQDIILQLIFEEAAQGRVYTANQFAEAFEGKAGLGANRTINERLAVLATKGYLKFFRDTDHYNLPPLVRSKYGYLCVEQMTIPGSNALNHETGEFIPSQIPVLPTHYKCPQTGAALPVENPNIWIYQEDNI, from the coding sequence ATGAGCAATATCGTTTGGCTCGATTTCAACGATGCGGCCGATCAGCCATCTGAGCACCAGCCAGCCAAGCCAACCACACAGGAGATCAAACAGCGTCTGCTTGAACGACTACCTGATGTGCTCGGCTCTCTGCTCCCGCGAGGCGTGACGCGCGGCAGCCAGTTCCTCGTGGGCGATTTGGACGGCAACAGAGGCAAGAGTCTTGTAGTCGAATTAACCGGCACAAAGGCCGGCATGTGGATCGACTTTGCGACAAACGATCACGGTGATGTTCTGGATCTATGGGGACAGGTGCGCGGTTTCAATCGCCACTCCCAATTTCCAGAGTTGATCGCTGATATCACTCAGTGGTTAGGAGACCCTGCGATTGCTTCTTATACAGCACCCACACAGCCCACGGTGCCAACCGACGAGTTGGGTCAGTACAGCCATAAGTGGGACTACACAGATGCCAACGGCAAACTGATCGCCTGCGTCTACCGCTATGACACACCTGAGGGTAAGGAGTTTCGGCCCTGGGATGTCCAGGCTCGGAAGATGGCAGCGCCCAATCCTCGTCCGCTCTACAACCAGCTAGGTCTGAAAACCTCGCACTCGGTTGTATTAGTGGAAGGCGAGAAAGCGGCCGATGCTCTGAACTCAGCCGGAATTACCGCCACCACTGCGATGAATGGCGCCAGCGCTCCGACCGACAAAACCGACTGGTCCCCACTCACAGGAAAAGATGTGCTGATTTGGCCGGACAATGATCCTTCGGGAATTGAGTATGCGAATGCCGCAGCTCAAGCCTGTGTCGCAGCTAAAGCCAGCAGTGTGGCCATTCTTCAAATTCCAGCGGGACACCCTGCGAAGTGGGATGCAGCTGATGCTGTGGCGCTAGGCCTGGACTGCGGTGAGTTTATTGCTCAAGCCGATAAACAGATCATTAAGGCCGAAGCGGGAACCATCCCAACCTTTAAGTTGGGCGAGCTTCTGGATGATGACTCACCCATCCCTGCAGATTTAATCGCACCGCGCGTCCTGACGCCCTCTGGCATGTTGGTATTTGGTGGAGCGCCAAAGGTAGGAAAAAGTGATTTTCTGCTCTCGTGGCTAACCCACATGGCCGCTGGCGCTGAGTTTTTGGGCATGGCACCGCCACGCCCTTTGCGAGTCTTCTATCTTCAGGCCGAGGTGCAGTACCACTACCTGCGAGAACGTGTGAAGGAGATCCAGCTCCCCGCCTCCCGACTTTTGCTTGCCCGTGAGAACTTTGTCGCAACGCCACAGCTTCGTCTGATCCTGGATGAGGACGGCATCAACCAAGTCATTCCAGCAATTAACCAAGCGTTTAGTGATGGTCTACCCGACATCATTGCGATCGATCCGATTCGCAACGTCTTTGATGGCGGAGACGGTGGCGGTGAGAACGATAACGGTGCCATGCTGTTCTTCTTGTCCCAGCGGGTCGAACGGTTGCGTCATGCGATCAACCCAGAGGCCGGCATCATTCTCGCCCACCACACTCGCAAGCTGGGCAAGAAACAGTTTGAGGAGGACCCGTTTCAAGCGCTCGCCGGTGCGGGTAGTCTGCGAGGTTACTACACCACTGGCATGTTGCTGTTTCGTCCCGACGAGACACGCAGCACGCGCCAGCTCATCTTTGAACTACGTAACGGTCCTGGCCTGCCTCAGTTCAATCTGGATAAAGTCGATGGCGAGTGGCGCCCGGTCGAAACCAGCGATCGGCTAGTAAACCAGAGCCATGGTGAAAAGCTCGATGCCGAACGTCGTCGTAAGCAAGACATCATCCTGCAACTGATCTTTGAAGAGGCGGCCCAAGGTCGTGTCTACACCGCGAACCAGTTCGCAGAAGCGTTCGAGGGTAAAGCCGGTCTTGGTGCGAACCGCACCATCAATGAACGTCTCGCTGTCTTGGCAACCAAGGGCTATCTCAAATTCTTTCGCGATACCGACCACTACAACCTGCCACCACTGGTGCGCAGCAAGTACGGCTATCTATGTGTGGAACAGATGACCATTCCTGGTAGTAACGCGCTCAATCACGAAACCGGTGAGTTTATCCCATCTCAAATTCCCGTGCTTCCCACTCACTACAAATGCCCCCAAACCGGCGCGGCCCTGCCCGTCGAAAACCCGAACATATGGATCTATCAAGAGGATAATATATGA
- a CDS encoding crossover junction endodeoxyribonuclease RuvC — protein sequence MMNCLPIYPEKPIAGVLQSGAVCCNLQSACKLNLNKISNLFQFADCRDQIAESVCNLLNIPYKSIGYGPIPDCTQTPSPYGRGEPQRGALHPNGRDLHSVKRFTLLALDLGTQTGWALSSGDRDIISGSESFKPSRFEGGGMRYLRFKRWLTELKSHTDGIDAVYFEEVRRHAGVDAAHAYGGFMAHLTAWCEHHSIPYQGVPVGTIKKHATGKGNASKELMIQAVQQRGHQPVDDNEADAIALLYWALDTQEVSA from the coding sequence ATGATGAATTGCCTACCAATTTACCCCGAAAAACCTATCGCTGGAGTTCTGCAATCTGGAGCAGTTTGCTGCAATCTGCAATCTGCCTGCAAACTTAACCTCAATAAAATCAGCAACTTATTCCAGTTTGCAGATTGCAGAGACCAGATTGCGGAGAGCGTCTGCAATCTGCTTAATATTCCATATAAATCAATAGGTTACGGACCAATTCCAGATTGCACGCAGACCCCCTCTCCCTACGGGAGAGGAGAGCCCCAGAGGGGAGCTCTCCATCCCAACGGTAGGGATCTGCACTCGGTCAAGCGGTTCACACTTCTGGCACTCGACCTTGGCACTCAAACCGGTTGGGCGCTTTCATCTGGCGATAGAGACATCATCAGCGGCAGTGAATCGTTCAAGCCCTCACGCTTTGAGGGCGGTGGTATGCGTTACCTAAGATTCAAACGCTGGCTCACTGAACTGAAGAGCCATACCGACGGAATTGATGCCGTCTATTTCGAAGAGGTTCGCCGTCACGCCGGTGTGGATGCAGCACATGCCTACGGTGGCTTCATGGCCCACCTCACCGCTTGGTGTGAGCACCACAGTATTCCGTATCAAGGAGTCCCCGTCGGTACCATCAAGAAACACGCCACGGGCAAAGGCAACGCTAGCAAGGAACTCATGATCCAAGCAGTTCAACAGCGAGGCCATCAGCCTGTCGACGACAACGAAGCGGATGCAATCGCCCTGCTCTACTGGGCGCTGGATACACAGGAGGTATCAGCATGA
- a CDS encoding DUF6362 family protein, whose product MSSNCFAISVIASTARKEVNVARLTEEQIAERLHEAARTAHRLPPVKVQGYFNAWPAIKRMPWENLGAEPEPIRIPPSPEAVERMLEVMSWMVWLEEEQRHLLWMRAERYPWREICARMGCDRTTAWRRWKMAIASLAETISSNQKECRGICK is encoded by the coding sequence ATGAGCAGCAACTGCTTCGCAATATCGGTGATCGCCTCTACGGCGAGGAAGGAGGTCAACGTGGCTAGGCTGACTGAAGAGCAAATTGCAGAGCGACTGCATGAGGCAGCACGTACCGCACACCGGCTTCCACCGGTGAAAGTACAGGGATACTTCAACGCCTGGCCTGCCATCAAACGCATGCCCTGGGAGAACCTTGGCGCGGAGCCTGAGCCCATTCGTATCCCACCCTCACCAGAAGCGGTTGAACGTATGCTAGAGGTGATGTCCTGGATGGTGTGGCTGGAAGAAGAGCAACGTCATCTCCTCTGGATGCGAGCCGAGCGCTATCCGTGGCGGGAGATATGCGCGCGAATGGGGTGCGACCGAACAACGGCTTGGCGTCGATGGAAGATGGCAATCGCCTCATTGGCAGAGACAATCTCATCAAATCAAAAAGAATGTAGGGGTATTTGCAAGTAA
- a CDS encoding D-Ala-D-Ala carboxypeptidase family metallohydrolase, producing the protein MLLSKHFELAEFVVSETAARQGIDNQPSDQVIANLSGLCEKILEPLRVHLARPVIITSGYRSVELNQAIGGSNTSQHMTGKAADIIVPGITPFDLCTLIESMNLPYGQLINEFGRWTHISLKTSGKPQQTLTAYRDNNQTIYEAGLINV; encoded by the coding sequence ATGCTGCTTTCCAAACATTTTGAGCTGGCAGAGTTTGTCGTGTCTGAAACGGCGGCTCGTCAGGGAATTGATAACCAACCGAGCGATCAGGTTATTGCGAACCTCAGTGGTCTTTGCGAAAAGATCCTTGAACCGCTGCGTGTTCATCTGGCTCGCCCTGTGATTATCACCTCTGGCTATCGCTCTGTTGAACTTAACCAAGCAATCGGCGGTAGTAACACCAGTCAGCATATGACTGGCAAGGCAGCAGACATCATCGTGCCGGGGATCACTCCCTTTGATCTTTGCACACTCATCGAATCGATGAATTTGCCCTACGGCCAGTTGATCAATGAGTTTGGTCGCTGGACACACATCAGCCTTAAAACAAGCGGCAAGCCACAGCAAACCCTCACGGCCTACCGTGACAACAACCAAACGATTTACGAAGCGGGATTGATCAATGTCTGA
- a CDS encoding site-specific DNA-methyltransferase, producing the protein MSEPWISTQIESWSTETLLPYVRNARTHSPEQISQIAASIVEFGFTNPILAGSDKIIVAGHGRLLAAQKLGLTEVPVVVLDHLTAAQRKALIIADNKIAENAGWDEELLRTELQALIDEGFNLDLTGFDPDELDEIFVAEESTVEGITDEDETPDLGDELISRSGDLWIMGNHRLLCGDSTEADSFATVMAGDTADMVFTDPPYNVDYANTAKDKQRGTHRPILNDNLGEGFYAFLLAAFQPMLHHCKGAVYIAMSSSELDTLQGAFREAGGKWSTFIIWAKNTFTLGRADYQRQYEPILYGWPEGQNRHWCGARDQGDVWNIKKPAKNDLHPTMKPVELVERALRNSSRPGDIVLDPFGGSGTTLIAAEKTGRRARLIELDPKYVDVIVRRWQSYTGDQAIREGDGLRFNDLEPASVDAETEINETVD; encoded by the coding sequence ATGTCTGAACCTTGGATCTCCACACAAATCGAGTCCTGGTCGACAGAAACATTACTGCCCTACGTGCGTAACGCTCGCACCCATTCACCTGAGCAGATCAGTCAAATTGCCGCTTCGATTGTTGAGTTTGGCTTTACCAATCCGATCCTAGCAGGCTCTGACAAGATCATCGTTGCTGGCCATGGTCGGTTGCTCGCCGCACAGAAACTCGGGCTCACTGAAGTACCCGTGGTTGTGCTTGATCATCTCACAGCCGCTCAGCGCAAAGCGCTCATCATCGCTGACAACAAAATCGCTGAGAATGCAGGATGGGATGAGGAGCTACTGCGCACCGAACTTCAGGCACTGATCGATGAAGGCTTTAACCTAGATCTGACCGGTTTTGATCCGGATGAACTGGATGAAATCTTTGTGGCTGAAGAGTCCACCGTTGAGGGAATCACCGATGAAGATGAAACACCGGACCTGGGTGATGAGCTTATCTCTCGCTCTGGCGATTTGTGGATTATGGGTAATCACCGACTGCTCTGTGGTGACTCAACCGAGGCTGACAGTTTTGCGACCGTCATGGCTGGCGACACCGCAGATATGGTCTTCACCGATCCGCCCTACAACGTCGACTACGCCAACACCGCCAAAGATAAACAGCGCGGTACGCACCGTCCAATTCTGAACGACAATCTTGGCGAAGGTTTCTATGCCTTCTTGCTAGCCGCCTTTCAGCCGATGCTTCACCACTGCAAAGGCGCTGTATACATCGCTATGTCATCAAGCGAGTTGGATACCCTCCAAGGCGCATTCAGAGAAGCCGGTGGCAAGTGGTCAACATTCATCATCTGGGCGAAGAATACCTTTACCCTGGGCCGAGCAGATTACCAGCGCCAGTACGAGCCGATCTTGTATGGCTGGCCAGAAGGCCAGAATCGCCATTGGTGTGGCGCACGAGATCAAGGCGATGTTTGGAACATCAAAAAGCCTGCGAAGAACGACCTCCATCCCACCATGAAACCGGTGGAGTTGGTTGAGCGAGCACTGCGCAATTCAAGCCGCCCAGGCGATATCGTTCTAGACCCATTCGGTGGTTCAGGAACAACGCTGATCGCAGCCGAGAAAACAGGCCGCAGAGCGCGACTGATCGAGCTCGATCCCAAATATGTCGATGTCATCGTTCGTCGCTGGCAGAGCTACACAGGGGATCAGGCAATTCGCGAAGGCGATGGGTTACGGTTCAATGATCTCGAACCCGCTTCAGTAGACGCTGAGACTGAAATAAACGAGACAGTGGATTAA
- a CDS encoding DUF3489 domain-containing protein, with product MSDLLTDNQKRIVLHAVNETNGEIRWFPEHIHGGAQQKILQSLASRKLIAQMGDNWRLTDLCYQVLRLPAPTLFDAEIADIPVFVKPTKSESGNKPARQTKQQIMIDLLSRDEGASIPELMDATGWQQHTVRGALSGTLKKRLGLEIESIKTSGSDRTYRILKTSDESS from the coding sequence ATGTCTGATCTTCTTACCGATAACCAAAAACGAATCGTTCTGCACGCGGTTAATGAAACCAACGGTGAGATCCGTTGGTTTCCAGAGCATATCCACGGCGGGGCGCAGCAGAAGATTTTGCAAAGCCTCGCGTCAAGGAAGTTGATTGCTCAGATGGGTGATAATTGGCGCTTAACTGATCTCTGTTACCAAGTGCTAAGACTACCTGCTCCGACTTTATTCGATGCCGAGATTGCGGATATTCCCGTTTTTGTGAAACCCACTAAGTCAGAGTCTGGTAACAAGCCTGCACGACAAACTAAACAGCAAATCATGATCGATCTTCTCTCGCGAGACGAAGGTGCAAGCATCCCTGAACTGATGGACGCCACCGGTTGGCAGCAACATACGGTTCGTGGCGCCTTGTCGGGTACTCTGAAAAAGCGATTGGGACTTGAGATCGAGTCGATTAAGACGTCTGGATCTGACCGTACCTATCGGATACTTAAAACCTCGGATGAATCTTCATGA
- a CDS encoding DUF6900 domain-containing protein, which produces MPIQKVPTLSPDEIDLLLEFIARDHLMIDTLEVRHRDGLDFHEVGVASLKSALLAAFDAGRRADRRQVTRRRTNFGPVTPAARAVFVPSVMM; this is translated from the coding sequence ATGCCAATCCAAAAAGTACCTACCCTGTCACCTGATGAAATCGACCTGCTACTGGAATTTATCGCTCGCGACCACTTGATGATTGATACGCTTGAAGTACGTCATCGTGATGGACTCGACTTTCATGAAGTCGGTGTCGCCAGTCTCAAATCTGCATTGCTAGCCGCGTTTGATGCGGGCCGCCGCGCCGACCGCCGTCAAGTAACCCGACGCCGAACCAACTTTGGTCCTGTAACGCCAGCAGCGCGAGCGGTGTTTGTGCCTTCGGTCATGATGTGA
- a CDS encoding elements of external origin has protein sequence MGLSIRAYARHRGVSHVAVKKAIDTGRITPLADGTLDPEKADLEWAQNTLISRKKTPESPKANTPKPSQEPAETFSAPPPSSNTSLLQARTANEVVKAQTNKVRLAQLKGELVDRSQAIAHVFKLARAERDAWMSWPSRISSQMAADLDIDAHALHVALEEQVRQHLKELAEIQPRVD, from the coding sequence ATGGGGCTATCTATTCGCGCGTATGCGCGCCACCGAGGCGTATCCCACGTCGCCGTTAAAAAAGCGATTGATACAGGGCGCATCACACCCTTGGCCGATGGCACTTTGGATCCGGAGAAAGCCGACCTTGAGTGGGCCCAAAACACCCTGATCAGTCGCAAGAAAACACCCGAATCACCGAAAGCGAATACCCCTAAACCTTCGCAGGAACCCGCAGAGACCTTCAGTGCCCCGCCTCCGAGCAGCAATACATCGCTGCTACAGGCTAGAACCGCCAACGAAGTGGTCAAAGCGCAAACCAATAAAGTACGCCTCGCCCAACTCAAGGGGGAGTTGGTCGATCGCTCACAGGCGATCGCTCATGTGTTCAAACTAGCGCGCGCTGAACGCGATGCCTGGATGAGCTGGCCATCACGCATATCGAGTCAGATGGCCGCCGATCTAGACATCGATGCGCATGCGCTTCACGTGGCGCTTGAGGAACAAGTGCGCCAACACCTTAAAGAACTTGCCGAGATCCAACCCCGTGTCGACTGA
- a CDS encoding terminase gpA endonuclease subunit produces the protein MATNEGDGRTQGYHLSSLYSPVGWFAWADAAEMFEAAQNSPDLMKGFVNTVLGEPFEEEFEAPEWERLYERRESYPIGRVPAEGLFLTAGADVQRDRIEIEIVAWGEDKRSWSVDYRVLDGDTAQPEVWLKLDRLLAEDWPHQRGGSLPIRVLCIDSGYATQEVYSWVRNHPQAVWGGAGARASQPCTVVAIKGRDTDTSLILSVSKADTGGKRRGLRVWNVSGPVAKTELYRWLKLPRLTDEERERGETEAPGSCHFPEYGEQYFKQLTAERRVIRIHKGFPRATWEKDPTRNNEALDCRVYARAAASIYGLDRFTDRQWQKMRETIESLPVEQHEQIAVTTTHPAVEAPQPSKTKPIFKQRATAVADDPYL, from the coding sequence ATCGCCACCAATGAGGGAGATGGCCGAACTCAAGGCTATCACCTCTCATCACTTTACAGCCCAGTCGGCTGGTTTGCTTGGGCAGACGCCGCTGAAATGTTTGAAGCAGCTCAGAATAGTCCTGACTTGATGAAGGGCTTTGTGAATACCGTACTGGGCGAGCCCTTTGAAGAGGAGTTCGAAGCACCCGAGTGGGAACGCCTATACGAACGGCGCGAATCCTATCCGATTGGACGAGTACCCGCCGAAGGTCTGTTCCTTACGGCCGGTGCCGATGTGCAGCGCGATCGTATTGAAATTGAGATTGTCGCCTGGGGTGAGGATAAACGCTCTTGGTCAGTGGATTACCGCGTATTGGATGGCGATACCGCTCAACCGGAGGTGTGGCTAAAGCTCGACCGACTTTTAGCCGAGGATTGGCCACATCAACGGGGAGGCTCTCTTCCCATTAGAGTGCTCTGTATCGACTCAGGCTACGCCACCCAAGAGGTGTACAGCTGGGTCAGGAATCATCCACAAGCGGTATGGGGTGGAGCCGGAGCGCGTGCATCGCAACCGTGCACTGTGGTGGCCATTAAAGGCCGTGATACCGACACATCCCTGATTTTGAGCGTTTCAAAAGCCGATACCGGTGGCAAACGCCGCGGATTGCGGGTGTGGAATGTCAGTGGCCCTGTCGCTAAAACCGAACTCTATCGCTGGCTAAAATTACCCAGACTGACCGATGAAGAGCGCGAACGAGGCGAGACAGAAGCGCCGGGCAGTTGCCACTTCCCCGAGTATGGCGAGCAGTATTTTAAACAGCTAACTGCCGAGCGACGCGTTATTCGCATCCACAAGGGTTTTCCGCGCGCAACCTGGGAAAAGGACCCAACACGAAACAACGAAGCGTTGGACTGCCGAGTTTATGCCCGTGCTGCAGCCAGCATTTATGGCCTCGATCGTTTTACCGATCGCCAGTGGCAAAAGATGCGAGAAACAATTGAGTCTCTCCCTGTCGAACAGCATGAGCAGATTGCAGTGACTACCACGCACCCAGCCGTTGAAGCGCCGCAACCCAGCAAAACAAAACCAATTTTTAAACAACGCGCTACCGCGGTGGCCGATGATCCTTATCTATAA
- the gpW gene encoding gpW family head-tail joining protein: MTDLTVLKQRLSEAEEALHQLLTGQKEASVNVGGFGSITYSAANQSELVRYIAQLKLDIRRQERGIGRRALFVEF; this comes from the coding sequence ATGACCGACCTGACTGTTTTAAAACAACGCCTGAGCGAAGCCGAAGAGGCTCTACATCAGTTGCTGACAGGCCAGAAAGAGGCCAGCGTTAACGTCGGTGGATTTGGCAGTATTACCTACTCAGCAGCCAATCAGTCTGAGTTAGTGCGCTATATCGCGCAGTTAAAACTCGATATTCGTCGCCAAGAGCGAGGCATTGGCCGACGTGCACTGTTTGTGGAGTTTTAA